ATCGACGGGTCAGCAGGCCGCCGGTAATCTCCCACAGGCCGCCACTCCCCACGTTCCGGGAGCGCCGCCATCTGCCGGTATCAGCACGGAGGGCAACCCATGGCCAGACTTGTCCGGTACCTGACACTTCTCGTCATGGGTGCCTCCCTCCTGTTCCCGCCCACCGCGGCGGCCTCCACGCCTCCGGCGACCGGTTCCGCGCCCGCCACCACCGCGAGCACCTGGCAACCGCCCCTGTCCACGCGTGGGCGCTACATCGTCGACGCGAACGGCAACCGCTTCCGGCTCAGATCCGCCAACTGGGACGGTGCCCAGGGCTCCTGGACGGGCAGTGGCAGCGAGGCCGACAGCGCCAACCACCACGCCGGCCAGAACTCCTACGGCATCCCCCTGGGTCTGGACCGCGTACCCCTCGCCCGACTCATGGCCGACTTCCACCAGTTGGGCATCAACAGCATCCGGCTGCCGTTCTCCAACGCGATGATCCATGACACCACCCCCGTACCGGACGCCGCCGTGGCGGCCAACCCGCAGTTGCGCGGCCGGACGCCGCTCGGGGTGTTCGACGCCGTGGTCTCCGCGCTGACCTCGGCCGACTTCGCGGTCATCCTCAACAATCACACCAATACGTCCCGTTGGTGCTGCGGGGTCGACGGCAACGAGCGGTGGAACAGCGGCCAGTCGACCACGCAGTGGGCGGACGACTGGGTGTTCATGGCGCGCCGCTACGCCTCCGACCCCCGCGTGGTGGGCGCCGACCTCTACAACGAGGTGCGCCGTGACGTCTGGGACGACCCGAACTGGGGCAGCGGCGACGCACACGACTGGTTCGCCGCCGCCCAACTCGCCGCCGACCGCATCCTCACCGAGGCCGATCCGAACCTGCTCATCGTCATCGAGGGCATCAACTGGACCGGCCTGCCCATCGACGGCTTCGCCCACGGCCGCCCCCTGCTCACCCCCGCGCGCACGCTGTCGCACACCCTGGTCGCCACCCACAAACTCGTCTACTCGGCCCACTTCTACGGCTACACCGGCCCCCACCACAGCGGCGCCACCGGCATCGGCGAGACCAGCGACCCCCGTTACCAGGACCTCAGTCGCGACGCGCTGTTCCAGGCCCTCTACGACGAGGCGTTCTTCGTCTCCCAGGACGACGGCAAGCACTACACCGCCCCCGTGTGGATCAGCGAGTTCGGCATCGGAGCGGGCGAGACCGGCGCCGCGGCCCGCGCCTGGTTCGGCAATGTCACCGACTACTTCGCCGACCACGACGCCGACTTCGCCTACTGGCCGCTGGTCGGCTGGCAGGGCCACGACGACTGGGCCCTGTTGCGCTACGACCCGGACGGCACCCGGCACGGCCTGCTG
This window of the Streptomyces sp. N50 genome carries:
- a CDS encoding glycoside hydrolase family 5 protein; amino-acid sequence: MARLVRYLTLLVMGASLLFPPTAAASTPPATGSAPATTASTWQPPLSTRGRYIVDANGNRFRLRSANWDGAQGSWTGSGSEADSANHHAGQNSYGIPLGLDRVPLARLMADFHQLGINSIRLPFSNAMIHDTTPVPDAAVAANPQLRGRTPLGVFDAVVSALTSADFAVILNNHTNTSRWCCGVDGNERWNSGQSTTQWADDWVFMARRYASDPRVVGADLYNEVRRDVWDDPNWGSGDAHDWFAAAQLAADRILTEADPNLLIVIEGINWTGLPIDGFAHGRPLLTPARTLSHTLVATHKLVYSAHFYGYTGPHHSGATGIGETSDPRYQDLSRDALFQALYDEAFFVSQDDGKHYTAPVWISEFGIGAGETGAAARAWFGNVTDYFADHDADFAYWPLVGWQGHDDWALLRYDPDGTRHGLLDDADWRGAGWQRLMSAASLTGPVASVPAWQMLATDHGDYVESVRVRATGDWDPGATKAACPDGLRLIGLGHTSGRGLCTDVTAGDLRAADGAQSVVTDERNVPQGGDWASGYTKLQCAQGQFLIGYSHRSTRTSAALCVPAGVALAGTGRTVWFDRSDNRPAGGGDFASGDYKGQCAEDEYAAGIAYTSRAGSSPGPAALLCRQLTH